One window of Caldisericum exile AZM16c01 genomic DNA carries:
- the lexA gene encoding transcriptional repressor LexA: MDKKLTNKQKRVLDALIGLYGEGITPTYRDLQEKLGLRSIATVYDYVKRLERLGYVKTEGKARSIKVVAPVMNKFPLVGAVHAGDPTVAVEDIQGFLPFPVDPRLHPHAFVLKVKGDSMIDAHIEEGDLVIVDPDMPASIGDICVAVIGDEATVKKIEKMKDGLYLVPANPKYKPIFINRDVKIIGKVIGLYRGISK; this comes from the coding sequence ATGGATAAAAAACTTACAAACAAACAGAAAAGGGTACTTGATGCCTTAATAGGACTTTATGGAGAAGGGATTACCCCAACCTATAGAGACCTTCAAGAAAAACTTGGTTTACGTTCTATTGCAACCGTCTATGATTATGTTAAAAGGCTCGAACGCCTTGGATACGTTAAAACCGAAGGAAAAGCTCGTTCGATTAAAGTTGTTGCACCTGTAATGAATAAGTTTCCTCTTGTAGGAGCAGTGCACGCAGGAGATCCCACTGTTGCTGTTGAAGATATTCAAGGATTTCTTCCGTTCCCTGTTGATCCAAGACTTCATCCACATGCGTTTGTTCTTAAGGTGAAAGGCGATAGTATGATTGATGCGCATATTGAAGAAGGAGACCTTGTAATTGTTGACCCTGACATGCCTGCTTCGATTGGTGATATCTGTGTTGCAGTTATCGGGGATGAAGCAACGGTTAAGAAAATTGAGAAAATGAAAGATGGTTTATACCTTGTACCTGCAAATCCCAAATATAAACCGATTTTTATAAATCGTGATGTAAAAATTATCGGAAAAGTTATTGGGTTGTATAGGGGGATCTCTAAGTAA
- a CDS encoding RecB family exonuclease has protein sequence MERFLLQKRFYEFSVSQVLMLSKCKKALALKLKGYNVNFKFEKLSYTGTLLHKVLNNFAKTVNQGLFNEFDTKNIEVESIIKNRLYEIFLKEIDKDKKSALDLVWKYLEDFSVLLSTLVEENDVSSKDTFIFSEKPFKYKLTDDIAIKGRFDVLLRVGDKVKIIDYKTGKDDFERDIFQISLYHEAVRNILGIEAEPHVIYFQDGKIMVETYTHEEIKITIEFIKELLTSFINEFESEEIRPPTKNREICKFCSMRNYSFCKFT, from the coding sequence AAAAAGGCGCTTGCACTAAAACTAAAAGGATACAATGTAAATTTCAAGTTTGAAAAACTGTCATACACGGGGACACTTCTGCATAAAGTTCTCAACAATTTCGCTAAGACTGTAAACCAAGGACTTTTTAACGAGTTTGATACAAAGAATATAGAGGTTGAATCGATCATTAAGAACAGACTTTATGAAATTTTCTTAAAAGAAATTGATAAAGATAAAAAATCTGCACTTGATTTGGTATGGAAATACCTTGAAGATTTTTCAGTTCTATTATCCACGTTAGTTGAAGAAAATGATGTTTCTTCAAAAGATACATTCATATTTTCTGAAAAACCATTCAAGTATAAATTAACAGATGACATAGCTATTAAAGGAAGATTCGATGTTCTATTAAGGGTTGGTGATAAAGTTAAAATAATTGATTATAAGACTGGAAAAGATGACTTCGAAAGGGATATATTTCAAATTTCTCTATATCATGAAGCAGTAAGGAATATTCTTGGAATTGAGGCAGAGCCACATGTAATTTACTTCCAGGATGGAAAAATCATGGTAGAAACTTATACTCATGAAGAAATAAAGATTACTATTGAATTTATAAAAGAACTTCTAACTTCGTTTATAAACGAATTTGAAAGTGAAGAAATTCGTCCCCCTACTAAGAACAGAGAAATTTGCAAGTTTTGTAGTATGAGAAACTACTCCTTCTGTAAATTTACTTAG